The stretch of DNA tcctcctccagccgcaCCGAAGGcttcagttacctctcagttGATCCCTATCAGGGGTTACGTCACAGATTGGGCTAAGGCTCTTgtagcccaatcatttcttctctggacCTTCTtgcacgtgagcttttgggggacacctcacctccaaaccatcACTGCGTGTGTCTGTCCCATTATTTCTGTCCTTCTGGAGAACCTTGACTAACTTGTTACCAGGGGCATCTtgctgatgtggctgcatctgtCAATATTCACTGTATTTCAGCTTAAATCTCAGGACCATTTAAAGCCAGGATTGCCACAAGAACACGTCTCATCAGCCCCCAAGGATGATATCATCGCATGTCAAGTAGCACCAGGGACACTCCACTCAGGCCCAGGAAAGAGCAAAAGTGAGAAGGACAAACAAGCCCTCGTGGGACTGTGACAACCGTGTGGACCTAATGGACCTCAGGGAGAAACTCCCCTCCACGGACCCGGGACCCCACCTGGAAAACTCCCGACAGTGAGAACCATTATCAGGCGGTGGGCCCACCTCCCATCAAGGGTCCACTCTGAACACCTGCATTTCTACAAGGCCCAGCACTTCCTGTGGGGACCCTTCAAAGCCTTGTGCCAGGACAGCAAGAGGCCGGAGTGGGAGAGGAGGCCCCTGCCCTTGCTCTGCTGTTTGGAATTAGAACAACAGGATTAGGGCTTCATAACGAAGTCTCTGGAGAAAAATCGAAGGTCAATAACTGTCAGAGATTCAGAGACGCCGAGAGATTGCGGCAACGTGAAGGGAGGATATAAAGAAATGCCCCTGAGGCCGGCAGTGGCAGAGGTGTCCTGTCACCACGGAGGGAAGGGACAACACAGAGGGAAATGGAAACACTGGACACGTTGGGTCTACAGCTCCTGCGGGGGGAGGTCTGCACCCAGCTGATGTGTAGATGCTCAGTGAGCTGGGGATCCACGTGTGCCCCAGGGGAGGAACTGAGCAGGAGACCCCGTGGGAACCCGAGAGGCCCAGCAAGTACTGCTCTGGCCTCAGGCAGTGCTAAGTGCATGGCCTAAAGGGCCCCAGTCAGATCCCAGTCCCACAAGACACAGGGAACAGAGGACCCAGCAGGTTCACGACAGGGCAAAGAGGAGAATGCTACCTGCTGTCCCTTGGAGGCCCCTGTGCAAGCCACCAGGAAGAAGGGTCAGGGAAACAGATCAGGTGGTGTGGTGGCCTGGGTGACAGGAGAGAGCACCCCATGTTCTTTTGAGATCTCTGGAGGGAACAACCAGCTGAAAATCATATTGTCCTCAGGGAAGTTGATCCCATGGTGTGATTACATTCAGGAACAGAGACTGGGAAATTCATATTTGGTAGGGGAGCAGGGGTCAGGGAACCTGCCATGCAGCATGCACCCCGAGAGGTCTGTCACCATGTCCTGACCAGAAAGCCCCCAGGAGAAGCTAGAACCCCAAATACCTAGCTGAGATTGGCACCTCTTCAGCCTGGGCTGCAGGATTGGATTAATCTGGAATAGATACACAAAACATAGGTCCAAAGTTCTGTTTTTGCTTGTCTCCAGCAGGTAGAACTTCCCAAACAGATCTATGCACCACTACCAGCCAGGAAAAGCCAGCAATCTAAGACACTGGGATGAAACCCAATAGAAGGTTTTTCCAGTTCCATCGCCCTGAGCTGGTGAGCAGGAAAGTGGAGAGCCCTTTCAACCAGCGACACTCCCATCAGCTCCAGCTCACAGAGAGGTGGAAATTACAAAAGGAGTTGGGTTCAGTATCATCCAGCCCTAGCTGGACCTAAGAGGCACAAAACCCAAGAAGCAAGGGACAGAGCATGACCTGGAAGGGTACAAATACTCAATTTAGCTCCCTCTGTGGAAAAATTCAAGCcttttaatttaagaattttcatttctctttctctttctttttatgattaatatttttggacGTTGCTCTGGCTACAGGTGCTGACTGACTCAGGGTACACATGCACACGTTTCTGGGGTTTTTCCTTTCATCATTGATTTTCCTTATACATTTCATTGCATTCTTTTTAAGAGGTAGTGGTTTCCTGAGTGTTTTTTAAGGGTCTCTTTCTGTTTCATGATGGGGGGTGGTTCCTGGTGTTGTTTTCTCTGCTGGTCTCCTCTCGCCCTCTGATATAAAACAGCTTGTTCTCTTGCTGACactccctcacttcctccctctTGAGCCCCTTCATGAGCTACCttgcttccattttctctcctctctcctcttgaATATTCCCACCCTCACACCCCAACTTCTTTACTCTTAATGAACTACAGTTTTAAACATCCTTTCCATCCATGCAGTTTACCCCTTTGGTGGATGGAATGAGGTGGTTCAGGGAAAACCACACCCTCATGGCAAATCCCCAAGGGTCACTCTGAAGAACAATTCAGCACCTGCAAAGAGATTCCGCAAAGCTGAGAAGACTGAGGATGCTTTGCCTGAAACAGGTTGTTTGAGCCACAGGAAAAGGAGCCAAGATGACAGCAGAGGAGGCACAGAGAACTGAGACCACTTAAATTGTGACAAAATCTGGTGATCCCTGAGTCATCTCTTCCACGCCTAGTCAGGGCAGGAGAAGAAACTGGCGCTTTCCACTCTTCCCCAGGGCACAGGGTCTGTGCGTGAGTCAGAGCTGCCGGTCAGAGAGTCAGTGAGACCTGCAGTGGAACTCTGCCTCCAGACTTCTGAAGCAGGTTCTTGTCCTTTAGAGTCAAGGAGTCTTCCACCCACAGATCCACAGAGTCCTTCCAGGCTATTATTTTTACACTGTATCTATTGATTTCATGAAAGATTTCTATATTGAAAACTCTTCAAAAcacatataaacaacaacaaaaatggcttTCTTCAGGCCCCAGACATTCCTCAGTGGGGTTATTTTGCAGCACTTGCTATGGGGTCCTGCCCATGAACTCATGCTCACATCCTGATCCTTCCGTTCCCTGAATGATTGCTAAATTGCTCAATGCAAAGAAACTTTGATCACCAGTCACAATTTCGTTTTATCACCCAGTTAATTTGACAACCAGAAAAGTTAATGATTCTTTTGACTTTACTGCAAAGTCCAGCCTCCCAATACCTCCCCCAACATCCAGTGGTGGCTACAGCAGGAACCCCTGCACCTCGCACAGAGAGCTCATCACCATGACAGACGGCTACTTGTGGTTTGAAGGGATACCTTTCTCTGTGGTTGGTTTTAGTTCTGAAGTTTTGAAAGAAGCATGTGCTCAGTTTGTGATAAAGGATGAAGACACAGTATTGGTGACCTACCCCAAATCAGGTAAGGAAACAGGACAGGGACCATCAATGGGACAGGTGATGGCTGCATTCCTCGCTTACTCAGCAGATGGAGGCCCTGACCTCTCCATGCCAGTGAGCCCTGCTTTGGGGAAGAAGGGGCAGTGGCCCAGGCCACTTGTATCCAGACTAGAACAGAGTGACTAAGTGCTCAGCAGGGTCATCTGCGGTATGAGAGGGAGATATAGGAGTGAATCGTAAGCAGATTTGGGCATTTGTGTGGTGGCACAGGAGAAGGGGGTGGAAGAGGTTGGCCTGTGAAGACCTACTGTTGAAATACCAGCTCAACAGGaatgaaaagttggaatggaGGTCATGTGGTGGAGGGGTACTGTAGAGCAGGAGGGTCAGCGTGGACTTGGAATCAGAAAGAGCCTGGAAAATTCAAGGGACTGAAAGGACAGGTGTCATGCACCtacaggagaggggctggggctggagcacTGCAAACTGGGCGAGGATTGGGACCAATGACCTTTGAAGGGACACGAGGCTGGAAAATCAAGGGAAGTTGGGACAAATTAGAGAGATCTCAGCCAAGAGCAAAGGGTTGGAAGCATCCAAAAATCCACTTGTAGTTTAACATGTAAACAAAACGTGGGGAGTTGATACAATGGAGTAAGATTCAGCCTTAACCAGGACGACAGGCTGACTCCTTCTACAATGTAGTCAATACTGGGACCCATGCTAAGTGCAGTCTGATgggcacaaaaggacaaatagtaCAGGAATCCATGGGGCAAAGTGTAGTCAAGTtcacagaaacagagccccatgGTGGGTTCCAGGGCCTGAAAGATGGAATTAGTAGGGAAATGTTATTAACGAGCAGAGAGTTTCAGTTTTTCAAGACAAAAAGCTTCTGGACATCGGCTGAGCAACATCAGGAACATGCTGAACACTGCTCAGTACCACCCCATGGCATGCTTAAAATGGGCAGATGGTAAAGTgcatattatgtattttatcagaAGTTTTGTTCACAAGGCAGGATGAAGTGAGTGACcatcacttttccttttttatctagGAACCAACTGGATGATTGAAATTCTCTGCCTGATTCACTCCCATGGTGATACCAAGTGGATTCGATCTGTGCCCACCTGGGATCGCTCACCCTGGATAGAGACAGATATGGGTTACAATCTTTTAAATGAGAGAGAGGGCCCAAGGCTCATGTCCTCTCACCTCCCCTTCCATCTCTTCCCCAAGTCTCTATTCACTTCCAAGGCCAAGGTCAGTGCCTAATGTTCAATCCATGCTTTCCCCTTGCATGTGCCTAGGTTAACCCTGCAGATCTGCTGGGGTGAGTGCTCACTGGGTAGATTGGTGAGACTGTGATTCCCAGATATTATTTAGGTTCATGTGGCCACAACCAGACCACCCTTGAGTGCAAGGATGTGGACCATTGAGCAGATTAGCCTCAGCTGAATTCAGGGGTAATATGACTGGCTAAAGTTAGAATCTTAGAAAACCACATTCCATGTGTAACCAGAATTATAACTACATCTACACTCGTGTCCCAGCATACAGCTCTTACAGATGTCCGCCAATACTCCCTCAATCACAGCCTCCTGCCAGGTAAGAGGAAGCACCCAAGTCACTGTTTCCCATATGTGGGGAGCAGACCTGCATACCTTGATGAATGCTCACATCCAGGGGACTGCTAGGAGTCTTGGCTAGCTAGGTAATGACGCCAGCCCTCTGCACGTCACTGTGCTCTGTGATCAGcagcctctccagcctccacaTGGCTGATGGGTGATCAGCACAGACAGTGGATATCCAAGATCTAACATGCCAAAGACTACATTTAGGAAGATCCTTTCTTAAACTTGACTTCTAAATTCTTTCATGTATTAAGTTTAATTGATGTCAAGATCCTAGAATAATGACCAAGTGTCTTGGAAATGTCACGAAGTGCCTAATAGTGAGTCCCATTTGCATGTCTCCTGTTGGATTCCATTGGCCTCTGCCTGAGTAAACTGAGGCCTGTGAAGACGTAAGTCCTCCAATAAGAACTCCAAGAAAGTTGGTGCAAATAGAAAGTTAGTTTCGAATGATTAAGTACcaagtggggtgtgtgtgtgtgtgtgtgttcagtaaTCTTAAACAAGAGCCTCCTCATGTGAACAAACATACACAGTTGGTCAACTATCATGCAGAGCAGGTGTACAACATTTCTATAATCCAAAAATTCTCCCTAGTCCCTGTCTACCACCAGTGCCCACCACCTGAGGGCAATACTCTCTAGACTTACAGCCACAGATTACTTTTGCTTATTCCTGAATTTTCTATAATGCATGCATGCTGTCTGGATGTCATACATGTGAGACTCATCGATGGTCTAGAGTGTGAGAATGCTGTATGTGCTATGAATCTGAATGTTCCATAATTTATTAATCCAGTGTGCTGTTAGTGATCATTGTGGGAAAGCACATACACCCCTCACCACTTACCATTTAACACTTTCCAGCAGCTTCCCAGGAAGAGTAGACAAGTATCCCAGAAAGAAGAGACAAGGTCTTCCTCCTCTACTCCTGGATATGACCATGTAATAGGAACTAAGATGTGCATTTGGTGAATGAACGCTGTAGCTAATTTATTAAAGGAACCCACAGGTTTAATAAAGATTAAGGAAGAACTGCCCAGGGAAAGATCAAGATCAAGGTGGGAAATGACTGACTgagactgatttttatttttctcattttccctaaATTTAAGGTGATATATATCATGAGAAATCCCAAAGATGTTCTTGTGTCAGGTTATTATCATCGGACTATGATGAAACTATGTAAGCAACCAGAGTCACTGGAACAGTATTTTCAATGGTTCATCCAAGGAAACAGTGAGTGTTTTTCCCATATAGGTCTGTGTCCTGTACTCTGCTGgcctttttcctattttgtggtatacctattttattcatcttctgCACactttccacatatgagagaaagcagaCAACCCTTGACTCTgggagtctggcttatttccatcagcatgctggtctccagttccatccattttcctgtaaatgacataatttagttcttctttatgactgagtgatATCCATTATGTGTATGAACCACATtctctgtatccattcatcagtgGACACCAAGGCTGTCCCAGAGCTCAGCTGCGGGGAGTTGAACTGCTATCCACCTGGGGGGCATGTGTTGCTATAGTGTGCTGACTTTGTTTTGATGGATCCAAGGAGCTCTATGATTAGGGCACatgctggctccattcctagtcttttgaggaaacttcagaGTGATTTCCATGGTGTTGTACTAGTATCCAATCCCAAGAGTGTGTAAGTGCTCCTTTTCACTCAGTCCCTCCCAGTGTTTATTACTATTTGTGTTCTTGAAGATTTCCATTGCAACTGGAATGAGACATGATCTTTGTGTGGTTTCTATTTGATTTTCTCTGGTtgttaaaaatgttgaaattattttcataaaattgttggccattttatttcttcttttgagaaatgattgtcattggcccatttcttgatttgatatttggtttttggtgttaaggttttgtTCCTTATccaaatcaataaattggctaagaaactgaacaggaaCTTCTCAGTGGAAGATATACaaacaatgaacaaatacataaaaaagttcaacatctccagtaacagagaaatgcaaattaaaactactctaagattccatctcactccagtcagaatgtcaattttcaaaaatacaagcaacaagaaGTGTGGTAGGATGTGGTAAGGGGAaatggcacactcatacattgctggtggcactgcaacttggtgcaaccactctggaaagcagtatggagattccttagaagacttggagtggaaccacattcgacccagctattccactccttggtctttaCCCagaggagttaaaatcagcagaatctagtgacacagccacaccagtatgtataccagctcaattcacaatagctaaacttggaagcaacctagatgcccttcaatagatgaatggacaaagaagcAGTGGcacttatacacaatggactcttactcagcattaagagagaataaaatcatagcatttgcaggtaaatggatggaggtttagaatatcatgctatgcaaagaaagccaatcctaaaaaacagaggccaaatgttctctgtgataagTGGACCCTGAACCAAAAGGGACAAGGGCAGTGGtcaagggaagaatagaggtactttgattgggcaaagtggAGGAAgagacatgggggcaggaaagacggtggaatgagatggatatcattaccctaattcCATGTGGAGTGCAGATGTGGTGGGACTCTACATGATGCACAACCAGGGAAATGAAATGTTGGGCtccgtttgtgtacaatgaatcaaaatgcattctactgtatgtataactaattagaagaaataaatagtaataataataacattatttttgagttctttttatgcTCTGGATGttaatcttctgtcagaaaaTCAGCTGGAAAAGGTTTTGCTTCCTCCTGTGagccctctctctctgtctcgcCTCCTCACTGTGTGGAAGCTTTTCAACTTGAGTCTCTCCATTTATCAACTCCTGGTTTCTTTACTGAACACTAGGAGTCTTATAGAAGTAATGCTTGCTCCTACAGAACGGAGGATAGTCACCATGATTTCCACTAGTGGTTACAGTGTTTATGGTCTAATTCCTGATttttgatccacttggagttgattTTTCTGCAGGATTTGGCTTCATTCTTCTACCTGTAGATGTTCAGTTTTCCAAGCAGAATTTATTAAATAGGCTTTGTTTTCTCCAACATTTGCTTTTGGTGTCTTTCTTAAGGGTCATTTGACTCTATCTGTGTGGGTCTGTCTCTGAGTCTTTATTCTAATCTACTGATCTCCGTGAATATTTTGATATTAGCACACATTTTTTTACTATACCTTTTCTGTATAACTTGAGACTGGATAGACTTTAAAACATGATAGCttcagcattattattattattcttattattattcttattattattctatggcactggggattagacccagggctctgcaggttctagtcaagtgctctacgactgagccacatccccagccccttttcataCTTTATCTAGAaagagggcctccctaagttgctgaggctggctttgaactctcaatcctcctgcttcagcctcctgagtatctgggatacAGGTTTGCACCATCACATTCCTCGACCTGGGGATTTGTTGAAACTTTTGTTAATGGAATTGCATTCTTGAATTCTTCCTCAGCAGATTCATTCTCGTGTTGAAGAAAAgtgcttgtttttttcatgttgattttgtatgttgCTATTTTCCTCAATTGATCAGTTTTAGGAGTTTTGGGGGAAAGGTCTTGGGTGTTCACAGCAGAGCCTCCTATCACCTGCAAACAGTGACCTCGCGGCTTCTTTCTTTCCCACTGGTGAGGTTTTGATTCCCTTCTCTGCCAACATCTCTGGCTGGAGTCTCTAGCGCTCTATTGAAAGGcagtggtgaaagtggacatccttgccttgttcctgatgTTAGGAGAGATGATTCCCGTTTTTCCCTGATTAACatgatgttggcttggggttTGTCACATACAGCCCTCATGATGCTCAGCCAAGTTCCTCTGTCAAGGCAaattctattgatgtggtgaaccTTTATGGATTTGCCTGTGTtgaccaaccttacatccctggatTGAAATCAGCATCTCGTGATGTACAGTCTTAAAGTGTGAACACAGCATGTCCTGAGTATAATCTTAATGCTGAATAGGATTTGCTGAAATTTTAGTAAGCTGTTCTGTATCTGTGTTCAGCAGGAATATGGGTCTGTTATTTTCTTACTTGATCTGTGTTTCCCAGTTGGGTATCAGTATGCGACAAGTTCCAtagaatgaattcaggaaagatCCCCCTCTCTATTCCATTACCTAGTTTGAGCAGCATTGGTCAATAATATGTGAATCAAGCTGTCAGTGTGTGTAGATTGATATGGATGGCACAGCCCTGTTTTGGCAGTGTGTAACCTGCACCCATGTGCCTGCCCCACAGTGCCCTATGGATCATGGTTTGAGCACATTCGTGGCTGGATGTCCATGAGACACAGGGAGAACGTCCTGCTGCTGAGTTATGAAGAGCTGCAGAAGGTGAGCCCCCTCTCATTGTCGGTGCCTACAGCACCCCAACATCCTCACTCTCCCCGAAGTCCCTGGTCCTAAGTGTCTCCCTTCCACGTTCCCTGTCAAAGCATAGGCTGTGGAGGTCACTGAGAGGAGATGAGCCTTTGCCCTCCACTTCCCTGCTTCTGTGAGACCCTCCCCAAGCCCAAGCCCTTTCTTCATATGTTCCAAACTACTGCATCCTGAAATATCTGAGCAGCCCTCCCacaaactcttgatcctcctgcctcagcctcccgagtatcTGGGAAACAGGCAGGCACCATCAGACTCCTCGACCAAGTGCCACGACTTATGCCACCCACTAGGGCTGCCAGGATCTCTGCCTGCAGGACCCCCTCTGTACCCAGAAACCTAGCCATCAGAAGGGGTGGGCATGAAGCACTAATCCCAGAGTTAGGTCCACCTTTCTGGCTTCCCCCTTGACTGACAAAGTGACATGAATGAGAGGTGACACTTTGGGTGACTATTGTGAGGGGTCAGGGGCTGGAGTAACAGGCAGGGCCTGTGGATGAGCTCAGCCCTGGTGGGTGGGTGCAGGGTACAGCTGGGAACAGCAATGACTTCCCGTGATCTGAGGCACAGGATGGGACTGTGGAGAAGAGTaactaagtatatattttaaaatagaaaatggagaggattttgaatgttctcaactAAATAAATACTGTCATCTGAGTTTGCAGATGTGCCACTTACACTGATTGGATCGTCACACGTTGAGCAGGTACTTAGCCTAACGCTATTTTCTGCTGGTGCAGAGAAAACTGCCCATGAACAGCACAGAGATGCACAGGGCTCTGAGGGAGGCTCACAGTTCAAGAGGGAAcagaaagctttaaaatatttagaagcatTTTCAGAAGTggtcaaaaatgaacaaaatgtaaaGGAGTGAGCAGACCTTAGAAAACACTTCTCCTGTGGGTGTGTCTTGGGGACAGAGAAGGTGGCACAGGCCCAGGCATCTGTTTCCCCTGGAGAAGGGACCCTGGTCACCTTCCTGCAGCTGCTTCCTGTTCTGCTGTGTCCTCAGCATGAGGTCGGTCCTCAGGGAGGAGCCTTGGTGCCACCTTCAGCCACCTCAGCAGCAAGCTGCACACTCCCTGTGATACTCCTCTCCAACCAACAACATGTTCTTACATCATTGCCACCGTGGGGTCTTCTTGTCACTCAGTGACTGGGGCTCCTGAAAACATCACTCTAATAAAGGACTATGGTGCTGACAGGAGGTCTAGGTCCCCAAGGAAATCCTCTCTTCTCATAATGACCTGTTCCCTTGCTGCGATCTCCCAGGAAAACCCATCGATAACCATGGGGTCAAGTTAAGGAGATATTGTAAAGCCCCGTGTGTTATTAAGTGTCAGTCAAGGGACGTAGGGTCACTTGGGGTGAGGATTAGCCTTTGGGGACTTTGTCTCCTTGCCTTATCTTGAAATCTCAAGATTCTCCTTAGAAACCTCAGCCCCTGCCTTTGGGGtgtcctgactcagcctcctgggaagCCCCTGTGATCTTCATGTCACCACATGCCTCACGCCCTCTGCTggccctgtctctgtctccctcctctgGTGTCCCCAGCAGGCTTCTCCCATCCTGATGTcattcccctcctcttcctccccacagCCCTCCTAAC from Urocitellus parryii isolate mUroPar1 unplaced genomic scaffold, mUroPar1.hap1 Scaffold_488, whole genome shotgun sequence encodes:
- the LOC113177326 gene encoding sulfotransferase 2A1-like is translated as MTDGYLWFEGIPFSVVGFSSEVLKEACAQFVIKDEDTVLVTYPKSGTNWMIEILCLIHSHGDTKWIRSVPTWDRSPWIETDMGYNLLNEREGPRLMSSHLPFHLFPKSLFTSKAKVIYIMRNPKDVLVSGYYHRTMMKLCKQPESLEQYFQWFIQGNMPYGSWFEHIRGWMSMRHRENVLLLSYEELQKDPRSTIERICQFLGKKLTPEELDSVLKNSSFQVMKQNKMSNFEMLPEALFTRPFLITRKGISGDWKNHLTVAQAEAFDKVYQEKMLGFPKELFPWE